From a single Kitasatospora azatica KCTC 9699 genomic region:
- a CDS encoding TetR/AcrR family transcriptional regulator, producing MVRPDSTDSPRRRIVEAAVELLEKGGPDAVSTRAVAAAAGMQPPAIYRLFGDKEGLLEAVAEHGYGQFLESKRAQLDLAPEDPVEGLRRGWDLVVEFGVSRPELFAVMNRATGRGVDMAHRAGLEILYGRVRRLAAGGWLRVDEELAAQVIQATGQGAVTTWHSTPADRRNPELLAILRESMVTAITRVEPTVPATETGPAAAARALRAALPDDADVLSDAEQHLLREWLTRLASDGGARIPDRASGALAQIGPPEEIV from the coding sequence ATGGTTAGACCCGACTCCACCGACAGCCCTCGCCGCCGCATCGTCGAGGCGGCCGTCGAGCTGCTGGAGAAGGGCGGCCCCGACGCGGTGAGCACCCGCGCGGTCGCCGCCGCCGCCGGAATGCAGCCGCCGGCGATCTACCGCCTGTTCGGCGACAAGGAGGGGCTGCTGGAGGCGGTCGCCGAGCACGGTTATGGGCAGTTCCTGGAGAGCAAGCGCGCGCAGCTCGACCTCGCCCCTGAGGACCCGGTGGAGGGGCTGCGCCGCGGCTGGGACTTGGTCGTGGAGTTCGGGGTCTCGCGCCCCGAGCTGTTCGCGGTGATGAACAGGGCCACAGGTCGGGGCGTGGACATGGCACACCGTGCGGGCCTGGAGATCCTCTACGGCCGGGTGCGCCGACTGGCGGCCGGGGGGTGGCTGCGGGTCGACGAGGAACTGGCCGCCCAGGTCATCCAGGCCACCGGGCAGGGCGCGGTCACCACCTGGCACTCCACTCCCGCGGACCGCCGCAATCCAGAGCTGCTGGCCATCCTCCGCGAGTCCATGGTCACCGCCATCACCCGCGTCGAACCGACGGTCCCCGCCACGGAGACCGGCCCTGCCGCGGCGGCCCGCGCACTGCGCGCAGCTCTCCCCGACGACGCCGATGTCCTGAGCGACGCCGAACAGCACCTGCTGCGCGAGTGGCTCACACGCCTGGCATCGGACGGCGGCGCTCGCATACCTGATCGCGCGTCAGGAGCCCTCGCGCAGATTGGACCTCCCGAGGAGATCGTTTGA
- a CDS encoding VC0807 family protein, with product MAVEAGGDLRARRRGAARSSRPPLYYGLRAAGISVFVALLAGAFLPALTTAVQWLRTRSLEGMAGFIAGTMLLGVAAALVGGSPRFLLAKDGWLTGLAGFWFLISIRAKRPLLFHGGRPLLEGRFRSDGTSWDVLWEREPAFRRIWRVSTAVWGAAMLLDAAARVVMAYALPVDLVPGLGALLWPVTLLLLQLVNGVYYEVAGLWRLTSGTAARSADG from the coding sequence GTGGCAGTCGAGGCGGGCGGCGATCTCCGAGCGCGACGGCGCGGCGCTGCCAGATCATCGCGGCCGCCGTTGTACTACGGCCTGCGCGCCGCCGGCATCAGCGTCTTCGTCGCGCTGCTGGCCGGCGCCTTCCTGCCGGCGCTCACCACGGCGGTGCAGTGGCTGCGCACCCGCAGCCTGGAGGGCATGGCGGGATTCATCGCCGGGACCATGCTGCTCGGCGTTGCGGCCGCGCTGGTCGGCGGCAGCCCCCGGTTCCTGCTGGCCAAGGACGGCTGGCTGACCGGACTGGCCGGGTTCTGGTTCCTGATCTCGATCAGGGCCAAGCGCCCGCTGCTCTTCCACGGTGGCCGCCCCCTCCTGGAGGGGCGGTTCCGCTCCGACGGCACCTCCTGGGACGTTCTGTGGGAACGCGAGCCGGCCTTCCGGCGGATCTGGCGTGTCTCGACTGCGGTCTGGGGTGCCGCGATGCTGCTCGACGCCGCCGCGCGGGTCGTGATGGCCTACGCCCTGCCGGTGGACCTGGTGCCCGGCCTCGGCGCGCTGCTCTGGCCGGTCACGCTGCTGCTGTTGCAACTGGTGAACGGCGTCTACTACGAGGTGGCCGGGCTCTGGCGGCTGACCTCCGGTACGGCCGCGCGCTCGGCGGATGGCTGA
- a CDS encoding PPOX class F420-dependent oxidoreductase codes for MSGWTEELRARVREPRFWFVATTSGDGSPHVTPMWVHLDGDLVWFNTTVGRVKERNLRLDPRVCLSNADQADPYDRVQIHGQAVRFVTGPEAEQQMDVLAHKYLGAERYEWRIPGERRVSVFVEPSRIRRIVGVEPLPAAALNQ; via the coding sequence GTGAGCGGTTGGACGGAAGAACTCCGAGCCCGGGTGCGCGAACCCCGCTTCTGGTTCGTAGCCACGACCTCGGGCGACGGATCGCCGCACGTCACCCCCATGTGGGTGCACCTCGATGGCGACCTGGTGTGGTTCAACACCACCGTCGGCCGCGTCAAAGAGCGCAATCTGCGCCTGGACCCCCGGGTGTGCCTGTCCAACGCCGACCAGGCCGACCCCTACGACCGCGTCCAGATCCACGGCCAAGCCGTCCGCTTCGTGACCGGCCCGGAAGCCGAGCAGCAGATGGACGTACTCGCCCACAAGTACCTCGGCGCCGAGCGCTACGAATGGCGCATCCCTGGAGAACGCCGCGTCTCCGTGTTCGTCGAGCCCAGCCGGATCCGCCGGATCGTGGGCGTAGAACCGCTACCCGCCGCAGCCCTGAACCAGTAG
- a CDS encoding DUF6585 family protein, with protein sequence MEPLPPAVAERAAEHELGALLATFKPQRFGWFVKSVFYLMLVILFCAFVVPAVIYYYVVLRRYPDFNRRQGAKRLHLFEHGMIVDQETGAGTVAVRWDRVRLYEKKVQRVMNGIPGPIMHTCVLVAPGASVTVTNFYQNPGTWAPALQRAVLLAQGATAQEALLAGQVLDFGDFAISTAGIAYRKQLVPWNQVAQVKLGGGLVAVTKTGESSSWARALADSIPNLRVFMAVVDQCRTS encoded by the coding sequence TTGGAACCCCTGCCCCCTGCCGTTGCCGAACGGGCGGCAGAACACGAACTGGGTGCGCTGCTCGCCACCTTCAAGCCCCAGCGGTTCGGGTGGTTCGTGAAGTCCGTGTTCTACCTGATGCTCGTGATTCTGTTCTGTGCCTTCGTGGTGCCGGCGGTGATCTACTACTACGTGGTCCTGCGCCGCTATCCGGACTTCAACCGCAGACAGGGAGCAAAGCGATTGCACCTGTTCGAGCACGGCATGATCGTCGACCAGGAGACCGGTGCGGGCACGGTGGCCGTGCGGTGGGACCGGGTCCGGCTCTACGAGAAGAAGGTGCAGAGGGTCATGAACGGCATACCGGGGCCGATCATGCACACGTGCGTGCTGGTGGCGCCGGGGGCGAGCGTGACGGTCACCAATTTCTACCAGAACCCCGGCACCTGGGCTCCGGCCCTGCAGCGCGCGGTACTGCTGGCCCAGGGCGCCACAGCGCAGGAGGCGCTCCTGGCCGGCCAGGTCCTGGACTTCGGCGACTTCGCCATCTCCACCGCCGGCATCGCGTACCGCAAGCAACTGGTGCCCTGGAACCAGGTAGCGCAGGTCAAGCTCGGCGGCGGACTCGTCGCGGTGACGAAGACCGGCGAATCGTCCTCCTGGGCCCGCGCGCTGGCCGATAGCATCCCGAACCTGCGGGTGTTCATGGCTGTAGTGGACCAGTGCCGCACCTCGTGA
- a CDS encoding SAM-dependent methyltransferase, which yields MRPAQHEAIPAVDLQTDRAHSARVYDYMLGGKTNFAADRAAGDKIIAQWPGSREAARAARAVMHRMVRRLAQVHGIRQFLDIGTGIPTAPNLHEVAQDVAAECRVVYVDNDPIVLAHARALLTSTPQGRTAYIDGDLRDPQRLLATPALRGVLDLQQPVALTLINIVHFLPDDTVHPLVEQLLDALPSGSLLALTAGTADSAPERAALASRRYREAGIENHLRTRAEVERFFTGLELDEPGVALINHWHPELDDGPMLEDHEVMAYAGLARKP from the coding sequence ATGAGGCCGGCCCAGCACGAGGCGATACCGGCGGTCGACCTGCAGACCGATCGCGCGCACTCCGCCCGGGTCTACGACTACATGCTGGGCGGGAAGACCAACTTCGCCGCCGACCGCGCGGCCGGCGACAAGATCATCGCGCAGTGGCCCGGCTCACGCGAGGCGGCCCGCGCCGCCCGGGCCGTGATGCACCGCATGGTCCGCCGCCTGGCGCAGGTCCACGGCATCCGGCAGTTCCTGGACATCGGCACCGGGATCCCCACCGCACCCAACCTGCACGAAGTGGCCCAGGACGTCGCCGCCGAATGCCGGGTCGTGTACGTGGACAACGACCCGATCGTCCTCGCCCACGCCCGCGCCCTGCTCACCAGCACCCCCCAGGGCCGCACCGCGTACATCGACGGCGACCTGCGCGACCCGCAGCGCCTCCTCGCCACCCCCGCCCTGCGCGGCGTCCTGGACCTGCAGCAGCCAGTGGCGCTGACCCTGATCAACATCGTGCACTTCCTGCCCGACGACACCGTCCACCCACTCGTCGAACAACTGCTGGACGCCCTGCCCTCCGGCAGCCTGCTGGCCCTGACCGCCGGCACCGCCGACTCCGCACCCGAGCGGGCCGCACTCGCCTCCCGCCGCTACCGCGAGGCCGGCATCGAGAACCACCTGCGCACCCGCGCGGAGGTCGAACGGTTCTTCACCGGCCTGGAACTGGACGAACCCGGCGTAGCGCTGATCAACCACTGGCACCCGGAGCTGGACGACGGCCCGATGCTGGAAGACCACGAGGTCATGGCCTACGCGGGCCTGGCCCGCAAGCCCTGA
- a CDS encoding TetR/AcrR family transcriptional regulator → MARAGLTVERVTIAGAELADEVGLDQVTMSQVARRLGVKDASLYTHVRGLEDLRARIALLAADEKTIRIAQATAGRAGEDALIAFANAWREYAHEHPGRYTATQTPIRIDPELAATAPGPRRAVELTYGMLRGYALAEPDLTDAVRLLRSTFHGFVALEAAGGFAHARSPQQSWDRALHALHTLLEHWPSSAEGDPS, encoded by the coding sequence ATGGCGCGGGCCGGGCTGACGGTGGAGCGGGTGACGATCGCGGGCGCCGAACTGGCGGACGAGGTCGGGCTCGACCAGGTGACCATGTCACAGGTGGCGCGACGACTCGGCGTCAAGGACGCGAGCCTCTACACACACGTCCGCGGCCTGGAGGACCTGCGCGCACGGATCGCGCTCCTCGCGGCGGACGAGAAGACCATTCGCATCGCGCAGGCGACCGCCGGGCGGGCGGGCGAGGACGCGCTGATCGCGTTCGCGAACGCCTGGCGGGAGTACGCCCACGAGCACCCGGGCCGCTACACGGCGACGCAGACCCCGATCCGGATCGACCCCGAACTCGCGGCGACAGCGCCCGGACCACGGCGCGCGGTCGAGCTGACCTACGGCATGCTGCGCGGCTACGCACTGGCCGAGCCCGACCTGACCGACGCGGTCCGGTTGCTGCGCAGCACGTTCCACGGGTTCGTCGCCCTGGAAGCCGCAGGCGGGTTCGCGCACGCCCGCTCGCCGCAGCAGTCCTGGGACCGCGCGCTCCACGCCCTGCACACCCTCCTGGAGCACTGGCCCTCGTCCGCAGAAGGAGACCCCTCATGA
- a CDS encoding nuclear transport factor 2 family protein gives MPRTPQQIFESYIHAGPLSRDADALAEAFTEDGVFEAPFVPADAEFPRRLVGREQIRSAMAAHYARGGKAGRTPNFAKSSFVLHTTTDPDVFIAEIDTVFDGDGDEGDTTASLVQIFRIRDDRIARLRDYFAPDLVD, from the coding sequence ATGCCCCGAACGCCGCAGCAGATCTTCGAGAGCTACATCCACGCGGGCCCCCTGTCCCGCGACGCCGACGCCCTCGCCGAGGCCTTCACCGAGGACGGCGTCTTCGAGGCACCCTTCGTGCCCGCCGACGCCGAGTTCCCCCGGCGCCTGGTCGGCCGCGAGCAGATCCGCAGCGCGATGGCCGCGCACTACGCGCGCGGCGGGAAGGCCGGGCGCACGCCGAACTTCGCCAAGTCGAGCTTCGTGCTGCACACCACCACCGATCCGGACGTGTTCATCGCCGAGATCGACACGGTCTTCGACGGGGACGGGGACGAGGGCGACACCACGGCCTCCCTCGTCCAGATCTTCCGGATCCGCGACGACCGGATCGCCCGCCTGCGCGACTACTTCGCGCCCGACCTGGTCGACTGA
- a CDS encoding BBE domain-containing protein has product MSQDNRATLGRRGLLTAAGALAAGLAGTAGSAAAADPARCGPVPFGPVSVRPGDPRYESPLLADSQRFVGRPDEVRVVGSTQQVGKAAYLKRSYTDTQLSTIYRHLTNDTGTPACGMLLIGYGGQVRAVEPTATAVAQRDAVMKAVFHSIWAKETDDDADLTWLRELYREVYGDTGGVPVPGEVSDGSYVNYPDVDLADPSWNTSGVPWHTLYYKDNYPRLQRVKARWDPLDVFHHALSVQLPR; this is encoded by the coding sequence GTGAGTCAGGACAACAGGGCCACCCTCGGGCGCCGCGGCCTGCTGACCGCCGCAGGCGCTCTCGCGGCCGGGCTGGCCGGGACCGCGGGCAGCGCGGCGGCGGCCGACCCCGCACGCTGCGGCCCCGTGCCGTTCGGCCCGGTGAGCGTGCGCCCCGGGGACCCGCGGTACGAGAGCCCGCTGCTCGCCGACAGCCAGCGCTTCGTCGGGCGGCCCGACGAGGTCCGGGTCGTCGGCTCGACGCAGCAGGTGGGCAAGGCCGCCTACCTCAAGCGCTCCTACACCGACACCCAACTCTCAACGATCTACCGGCACTTGACGAACGACACCGGCACCCCGGCCTGCGGCATGCTGCTGATCGGCTACGGCGGCCAGGTACGCGCGGTCGAGCCGACGGCCACGGCCGTCGCGCAGCGGGACGCCGTCATGAAGGCCGTGTTCCACAGCATCTGGGCCAAGGAGACGGACGACGACGCCGACCTGACGTGGCTGCGCGAGCTCTACCGCGAGGTGTACGGCGACACCGGCGGAGTACCGGTGCCGGGCGAGGTGAGCGACGGGTCCTACGTCAACTACCCCGACGTCGACCTCGCCGACCCGTCCTGGAACACCTCCGGAGTTCCCTGGCACACCCTCTACTACAAGGACAACTACCCGCGCCTCCAACGAGTCAAGGCCCGCTGGGACCCCCTCGACGTCTTCCACCACGCACTGTCGGTGCAACTACCCCGGTAA
- a CDS encoding RICIN domain-containing protein, producing MAKTLTRIAAVSSGLLIAAGAALATAPSASALTSGALHNSASGLCLGIYGNIDTNGQDAIQWGCNGNADQNWDFTGVGGGYYQLQNGNGKCLGVYARTSVAIQWDCNGNPDQKWSIDSSDGYSARLKNGYGQCLDITSPGSGNGAIAYALACDNSSEQRWHS from the coding sequence ATGGCCAAGACTCTGACCCGCATCGCCGCCGTCTCCTCCGGCCTCCTGATCGCAGCCGGGGCCGCGCTCGCCACCGCGCCCTCCGCCTCGGCGCTCACCAGCGGCGCACTGCACAACTCGGCCTCAGGGCTGTGCCTGGGCATCTACGGGAACATCGACACCAATGGCCAGGACGCCATCCAGTGGGGCTGCAACGGCAACGCCGACCAGAACTGGGACTTCACCGGCGTCGGGGGCGGCTACTACCAGCTCCAGAACGGGAACGGCAAGTGCCTCGGGGTCTACGCGCGAACCAGCGTGGCGATCCAGTGGGACTGCAACGGCAACCCCGACCAGAAGTGGAGCATCGACTCCAGCGACGGCTACTCCGCCCGGCTGAAGAACGGGTACGGCCAGTGCCTCGACATCACCTCCCCCGGCAGCGGCAACGGCGCCATCGCCTACGCACTGGCCTGCGACAACAGCTCCGAGCAGCGCTGGCACTCCTGA
- a CDS encoding VOC family protein — MSRHIQVTFDAHDPRALSTFWRDVLGYIHPAPPGVDLPEGADPLAAWDEFLARIGVPEDQRNTRSAIEDPAGRGPRLFFQQVPEDKTTKNRVHLDVRAAPGLQGADRMAALEAECARLVGLGARRLRREEPAPPLGAGFIVMADPEGNEFCLD; from the coding sequence ATGAGTCGTCACATCCAGGTCACCTTCGACGCCCACGACCCGCGGGCGCTCTCCACCTTCTGGCGCGACGTCCTGGGTTACATCCACCCCGCCCCGCCCGGTGTCGACCTGCCCGAGGGCGCCGACCCGTTGGCTGCCTGGGACGAGTTCCTCGCCCGGATCGGCGTCCCCGAGGACCAGCGCAACACGAGGTCGGCGATCGAGGATCCGGCCGGGCGGGGCCCGCGACTCTTCTTCCAGCAGGTACCGGAGGACAAGACCACCAAAAACCGCGTCCACCTCGACGTCCGCGCCGCCCCCGGCCTCCAGGGCGCGGATCGGATGGCCGCCCTGGAGGCCGAGTGCGCCCGCCTCGTCGGGTTGGGGGCGAGGCGCCTGCGTCGCGAGGAGCCGGCTCCGCCGCTGGGTGCGGGGTTCATCGTGATGGCGGACCCGGAGGGTAACGAGTTCTGCCTGGATTGA
- a CDS encoding phosphotransferase family protein, which translates to MTGDHDELRAPMAALAAEVLPSDAIIDTRSQAGLHSLNNTILFAESRSSISRYVIRLPSRGTAAALGIRREEEAAAIEAAAASGITPPPLGMDAHGIIISPFLAAQRQWVGTDWVSTDHGQRGVDLVRSLLATRPSEGDVLPSTFERISRMMDGARSAGSSLPEEAALRRRLERIATERTADDRYPPCLAHHDVWANNIIDDGEQLWLVDYEFAGVGDGWYDLATIVTEAGIGADRTAAFLRSVGRSGEAEDLRALEQGKWLLHLFEAVWATIMAAKGTIRLHHGESFDYHAHAQNMWSWLLNNMTP; encoded by the coding sequence ATGACAGGCGATCACGATGAACTGCGCGCGCCGATGGCCGCGTTGGCTGCCGAAGTCCTTCCAAGCGACGCCATTATTGATACACGGAGTCAGGCCGGACTCCACAGCCTGAACAATACGATCCTCTTCGCCGAATCGCGATCGAGTATCAGCCGGTACGTTATCAGACTCCCCAGCAGAGGAACTGCTGCAGCGCTCGGAATTCGCCGCGAAGAGGAAGCCGCTGCCATTGAGGCGGCAGCCGCCAGCGGTATAACGCCTCCACCTCTCGGCATGGATGCACACGGCATCATTATTAGTCCATTTCTCGCAGCGCAGCGGCAATGGGTTGGAACGGATTGGGTATCGACCGACCACGGACAGCGCGGCGTCGACCTGGTTCGCTCGCTACTTGCCACCCGTCCGTCAGAAGGCGATGTACTCCCCTCCACATTTGAACGCATCAGTCGCATGATGGACGGCGCTCGATCAGCAGGATCATCGCTGCCCGAAGAAGCCGCGCTTCGTCGCCGCCTAGAGCGAATAGCGACGGAGAGGACGGCAGATGATCGGTACCCTCCGTGCCTGGCACATCATGACGTGTGGGCCAACAACATCATCGACGACGGCGAACAACTATGGTTGGTCGACTACGAATTCGCGGGAGTCGGCGACGGCTGGTACGACCTTGCCACAATTGTCACCGAAGCCGGCATCGGCGCGGACCGGACAGCTGCCTTTCTCCGCTCCGTGGGCCGCTCGGGCGAGGCCGAAGATCTGCGCGCACTGGAGCAGGGAAAGTGGCTGCTCCATCTCTTCGAAGCCGTTTGGGCGACGATCATGGCAGCGAAAGGAACGATTCGCCTGCATCACGGTGAAAGCTTCGACTACCACGCTCACGCACAGAATATGTGGAGCTGGCTGTTGAATAACATGACGCCTTGA
- a CDS encoding cupin domain-containing protein has translation MTEEADANVPQAGPAVSVVGPGDGETIVLGTTRMRVLEDGSHTGHRLAIAESVLAPHTQGPPQHRHAQHDEGFYILSGTVRFTVGDEDHDATTGTLVMVPPGTPHTFANLTDQPAVMLSTFTPDLYVQYFRDLQEVLAGGRPSTPQANIDAMSRYATEPATDLA, from the coding sequence ATGACCGAAGAAGCAGATGCCAACGTGCCGCAGGCCGGCCCAGCCGTCTCGGTGGTGGGTCCCGGCGACGGCGAGACGATCGTTCTGGGCACCACGCGAATGCGCGTCCTGGAGGACGGCAGCCACACCGGGCACCGCCTGGCGATCGCCGAGTCCGTCCTCGCCCCGCACACTCAGGGACCGCCGCAGCATCGCCACGCCCAGCACGACGAGGGCTTCTACATTCTCTCCGGTACCGTGCGGTTCACCGTCGGGGACGAGGACCACGACGCCACCACGGGCACGCTCGTGATGGTTCCGCCCGGTACCCCGCACACCTTCGCCAACCTGACCGACCAACCCGCCGTCATGCTCAGCACATTCACCCCCGACCTGTACGTGCAGTACTTCCGAGACCTCCAGGAGGTGCTCGCCGGCGGCCGGCCGTCGACGCCACAGGCCAATATCGACGCGATGAGCCGCTACGCGACCGAGCCTGCCACCGACCTCGCCTGA
- a CDS encoding helix-turn-helix domain-containing protein — protein MPIAVDIDVMLARRKMSVGELADRVGITPANLAVLKNGRAKAVRFATLAALCEVLECQPGDLLRWEAENTAGE, from the coding sequence ATGCCGATCGCCGTCGACATCGACGTGATGCTGGCCAGGCGGAAGATGTCCGTGGGCGAACTCGCAGACCGCGTGGGGATCACGCCCGCCAACCTGGCGGTACTCAAGAACGGCCGCGCCAAGGCGGTGCGCTTTGCGACGCTCGCCGCGCTCTGCGAGGTGCTCGAGTGCCAGCCGGGCGACCTGCTTCGCTGGGAAGCCGAAAACACCGCGGGCGAATGA
- a CDS encoding DUF2975 domain-containing protein has protein sequence MGKLTVRALRAVLVVVLTGTVFVQALMVWVLVSGSDPEDGSLPLTPLRVITILGIGTAQVALVCVWRLVTMVRRGTVFSHAAFRYVDGIIGAIVAAALMWFAVTALNAPGQRDDPGVTLIMGGIGVAVLGVALIVLVLRMLLTQAVARDVEAARMQAELDEVI, from the coding sequence ATGGGAAAGCTGACAGTGCGCGCGCTGCGCGCCGTGCTCGTGGTGGTGCTCACCGGCACCGTGTTCGTACAGGCATTGATGGTGTGGGTGTTGGTCAGCGGGAGTGACCCGGAGGACGGGTCGCTCCCGCTGACCCCGCTGCGCGTGATCACGATCCTGGGCATCGGGACGGCCCAGGTCGCCCTGGTCTGCGTATGGCGACTGGTGACGATGGTGCGGCGCGGAACCGTGTTCTCCCACGCCGCCTTCCGGTACGTGGACGGCATCATCGGCGCGATCGTCGCGGCTGCTCTCATGTGGTTCGCGGTCACGGCCCTGAATGCGCCCGGCCAGCGGGACGACCCGGGCGTCACCCTCATCATGGGCGGGATTGGCGTGGCCGTCCTGGGCGTGGCGCTCATCGTGCTCGTGCTACGGATGCTGCTCACCCAGGCCGTCGCCCGCGACGTCGAAGCGGCTCGGATGCAGGCCGAGTTGGACGAGGTGATCTGA
- a CDS encoding MarR family winged helix-turn-helix transcriptional regulator, which produces MASKVSGEAVDLPSFFADLVRCETRLYNALNDRLRERHGIVTSQFEFLRHLRDHPGARVADLAAEFAIGIGATSKGVDRLERQGWVARLPNPSDRRSSLLELTDDGLQLVDAAEGTFAERLAELIADALKASPMAAAAQALSELRSVLERDQIGTPAG; this is translated from the coding sequence ATGGCATCTAAAGTGAGCGGTGAGGCGGTCGACCTCCCGAGCTTCTTCGCCGACCTCGTCCGATGCGAGACACGTCTGTACAACGCCCTCAACGACCGTCTTCGCGAGCGGCACGGGATCGTCACGTCACAGTTCGAGTTCCTGCGCCACCTCCGCGACCACCCCGGGGCCCGGGTGGCGGATCTGGCAGCCGAGTTCGCCATCGGCATCGGGGCCACCAGCAAGGGCGTCGACCGCCTGGAGCGGCAGGGATGGGTCGCCCGCCTGCCGAACCCGTCGGACCGCCGGTCGTCACTGCTGGAACTGACCGACGACGGCCTGCAGTTGGTCGACGCGGCTGAAGGGACCTTTGCCGAGAGGTTGGCCGAGCTGATCGCAGATGCACTCAAGGCGTCCCCCATGGCGGCCGCCGCGCAGGCCCTCTCGGAGCTGCGTTCCGTCCTGGAACGCGACCAGATCGGCACGCCTGCGGGGTGA
- a CDS encoding alpha/beta hydrolase yields the protein MSKEQRTQVGAMLRKPRPDSPQSVEAIRAGFKAMMAQMVVPDGLRITKTTLGERPALYVEPGTATRTGTVLYFHGGGWVFGSPETALSLTGNLVARTGLTAYSLDYRLAPEHPFPAAIEDALSAYRALLDSGEDPSTIAFAGDSAGGGLTVTTCLAARDAGLPMPAAIVAFSPGLDATRTGESMDTKAGIDPFFTRESLGHTGAMYLAGADPHQPMLSPAVLADLTGFPPMLLQAGTDEVLLDDSTRMAARARAAGVDVILDITADVPHVFQSFAGVLDEADQALDRAALFLTQHVHIPDAAAKSAR from the coding sequence ATGAGCAAGGAACAGCGCACGCAGGTCGGCGCGATGCTGCGAAAGCCCCGGCCCGACAGCCCCCAGTCGGTCGAGGCGATCCGAGCCGGATTCAAGGCGATGATGGCCCAGATGGTCGTCCCGGACGGCCTCCGCATCACCAAGACGACGCTCGGCGAGCGACCGGCGCTGTACGTCGAGCCGGGCACCGCAACGCGCACCGGGACGGTCCTGTACTTCCACGGCGGCGGCTGGGTGTTCGGCTCCCCCGAGACCGCGCTGTCGCTCACGGGGAACCTCGTGGCCAGGACCGGGCTCACGGCGTACTCGCTGGACTACCGGCTCGCCCCCGAGCACCCGTTCCCGGCCGCGATCGAGGACGCGCTGAGCGCCTACCGCGCCCTCCTCGACAGCGGCGAAGACCCTTCGACCATCGCGTTCGCCGGGGACTCCGCCGGCGGCGGCCTCACCGTCACCACCTGCCTCGCCGCCCGCGACGCCGGTCTCCCGATGCCCGCCGCGATCGTGGCCTTCTCCCCCGGTCTCGACGCCACCCGGACGGGCGAGAGCATGGACACCAAGGCAGGCATCGACCCGTTCTTCACCCGCGAGAGCCTGGGACACACCGGGGCCATGTACCTGGCGGGAGCCGACCCGCACCAGCCCATGCTCAGCCCCGCCGTCCTCGCCGACCTGACCGGCTTCCCGCCGATGCTCCTCCAGGCGGGAACTGACGAAGTGCTCCTGGACGACTCCACCCGCATGGCCGCCCGCGCCCGCGCAGCCGGAGTGGACGTGATCCTCGACATCACCGCCGACGTACCCCACGTGTTCCAGTCCTTCGCCGGCGTGCTCGACGAAGCCGACCAGGCACTGGACCGCGCAGCCCTCTTCCTCACGCAGCACGTCCACATTCCCGACGCCGCGGCCAAGTCAGCCCGGTAA